One genomic window of Chelonoidis abingdonii isolate Lonesome George chromosome 5, CheloAbing_2.0, whole genome shotgun sequence includes the following:
- the PFN1 gene encoding profilin-1 encodes MASWKSYIDHLMADGTCQDAAIVGYKDVPSVWAAVPGKIFAGISPVEMTVLLGKDRSPLFVNGLTLGGQKCSVIRDNLMVDGEFTMDLRTKSVKGEPTFNITISRTARTLVVLMGKEGVHGGNVNMKCFEMACYLRNAGY; translated from the coding sequence ATGGCCAGCTGGAAATCCTATATTGACCACCTGATGGCTGATGGGACATGCCAGGATGCTGCCATTGTTGGTTACAAGGATGTTCCTTCTGTGTGGGCTGCTGTCCCTGGCAAGATTTTTGCAGGCATCTCTCCTGTGGAGATGACTGTGTTACTAGGGAAGGATCGCTCTCCTCTATTTGTCAATGGACTGACACTGGGAGGCCAGAAGTGCTCAGTGATCAGAGACAATCTGATGGTAGATGGGGAGTTCACCATGGATCTAAGAACAAAAAGCGTTAAAGGAGAACCCACTTTCAACATTACAATCTCCCGAACAGCCAGAACTTTGGTTGTGCTAATGGGCAAAGAAGGAGTCCATGGAGGAAATGttaacatgaaatgttttgagatGGCTTGCTACTTAAGAAATGCAGGGTACTGA